A segment of the Carya illinoinensis cultivar Pawnee chromosome 1, C.illinoinensisPawnee_v1, whole genome shotgun sequence genome:
gacagcaagcctgacagctgcagcacctaacagcacgcctgacacctacagaggagttgaaaatctacgatgcttgtctgatctcaaaaggctggccaccgtttttattaaaaatgaggttagcggtttaatgttgatgaattctccactaactgtattatttacaagaactccagaagagtacaactccagaagagtagtgatcagcagaaagatccagttgtgattattttatcaacatggatcaagtccacagttagttggatgtacaaatgcgagttatctttcagatacacacaagaagatcattgcaattcatgagaagaaaattgaaattgatatcaagaaggtacggtcaagtaaaaaatctggcagatttattcactaaagcattaccaactgcaacatttaagaagattatgcagaacattggaatgcggaggtttgaagacctgttatcatgcacttttcagggggagtaacgtcttgaagacttatgctgattgtactctttttccttcgctaaggttttatcccactgggttttccttcgcaaggttttaatgaggcaatcttaaagcattttacggtacacatgaatattgtactctttttccttcgccattggttttttcccacagggtttttccttggcaaggttttaacgaggcatattcattatatgtggtcatccaaaggaatttcctctctcgctctctctcaatctcttgaaattctctttttattttcattgatttaCAACAATCTCAAcattatcataaataaataaaaattgaataatccGTTTGGGTGTTTGTCTATGAATATTGGGGGGGTCGGATTTGGTGAAAAGTCGTAGTCAGACAAGGGCACATTTACTACTGTTGTTTTTATTGTGTTCATGGTTCATGCTCCATAATAATTGATTATATGTGATATCGAAGAGAAAAAAAACATGTCATGGTTTTTCTACCATAACCAAATCATGATATAACAGTGTTTTCTAACACAAGTTTAACATTAGAAGTAAATGACTATTATAATGATTTGGTATTGATATCAAGTTTTTCCTCAACACCTTTGACAATTGGAGTGccaattaaacaaataaattgattCTTTAATCGATGGCGTGCGTAACGTTGTATAGTAGATTTttgcttagagagagagagagagagtaggaaTTATTAGATAGTAGTCTTAAGACGATTCTAAAACTAGAAATCGAAAtatgaaaattgtaatttttggttACACTGTAAATGTTTTGGAATGAAGGAAAatgaccaatatatatatatatatagagtactgATACGATAGAGTGTGCTTAGAAGAAAGGAGAatgagtgtatatatatatataataccaaGTACTGGTCCAAACATTGGCACACACATGGGTCAAGATTGTGGTGGGGTGGGTGGATCGGGATGAATATTGAGGGCTATGCAAAATTGGCCAGAAACGAAAAAGTTGGAAGAAAAAAACCAAGGAGatagcaaaagaaaagaaagagaatgacAGTGGGGGAGGAGGGCGACGTGAGGAGGGAGATGACGAGGCCATAGACAGGGAGTCTCTGTGCATGCCACAATATCcttgaattggacaaaaagaATATGGATTTATATAGAAATATCAATCCACTAGGTGCATGAAACAAAGGGAATCTACACTAGTTATAAGCCAAGGGACTGATATTAGGTTGAAAAGGAAGGAGGAccatctcatataatatatatatatatatatagagagagagttgcTACGCATCCGCAACTGTGCGGATGCACACTGCacacattttgtattttttattttttttaatttttagactcctctctctcatctacgtctctctctcctcaagattttctctctcttcgacccctctctctctcatcaagttttttctctctcttcgacctctctctctcctcaagctctctctcttcgacctctctctctctcctgaagATCTCTCTCatcagctctctctctcatcaaactTTCTCTCTCAGcaaatccctctctctctatgcgacctctctctctcctcaagctctctctctcctcaagctttttctctctcctcaagctctctctcatCAGCTCTCTCATCAAACTTTCTCTCTCAGcaaatccctctctctctctatgcgacctctctctctcctcaagctctctctctcatcaagatttttctctctcttcgacctctctctctcctcatggtttagagatgataAGCACGACGAGGACGAGGGGGAGAGGGGGAGAGTGCACTGCGACGATCGGGAGAGAGGGGGGATACGATCAGTAAAGAGGAGGCGACGAGCTCGAGCCCTAATTCTGTATCTAAAAGTTAAATGTAAAAATCCAAAGGGAGGAAATCGAAAAGCTAAGGAGATTTTCGTCATTAAGCCACTGTCACGTATGGTGTGCATGGGCTGATCCCAAACAGGGGCTGCtcccaataatattttatatatatatttgtatgtcACGTATATATCTAGCTTATAATCGACAATTGGATGTGATTTGTTAGGAAAATTTTAGATTATTCTttactaaattattatttgaataatgggcatatatatatatatatgtgcgcgcgcgcatgtgtgtgtgtctcaTTAATTATTATGGGTTATAATTTATACAGATTATTCATAAAAGTATGTTATCCTTGAAGGTCatatgttatttaaaaaatatcaaaaattctatttagAGTCATTTTTGTGTACTTTTATATCTactctattgatgtgattaactgtgtattaaaaaaattaatataatcaatcatattagtaaaatgtataaaaaatacgtaaaactgattatatacaatattactCTTTGAATATATCTTCTAAGTTTATTAATTAAAGAGGTAGCAAGCCCATTAACAAATTAAATATGATGAGAATTATCCACAAGTAAACCTATTAAGTATCAACTATGGATGgccttttgtatttttattttttttataatttcatatttGCACAACCAAAAGCATAATTTTGGCTGACATCAGGAAACTTAAAGACTACGACACTAAATAAAACTACATGAGTTGGGCATGGAAAAATGTTTGAATTCAGATTAATTTGATGGAAAAGTTGGAAGTCAGACAAGGGCACGTACATTTAATGATTGCATTAGAAACGTTGGGTTCATAATCCTTGCCTCGTAATAATGATGGTATTGGAGAAATTCCACCGCCTATGATTTTtggttataataataataatattagtaggaaatgtaaatattatataatttttttttaagaataacatctattattaaaaaattaattttttttatataaacttcttgattaattattttctttcaaaaagattatgcaatatttacttttccataattataaatatcatttaaattaaaaaaaggaatgaaagaaacgCTTCCTTCTAAATTTTATAGGGAGTTTGGAAAGTATGATAGTCCCTACAAAGCTTTTGTCCATCATAAGCTCTGAGACTTGCCCATTATTCTCAAATCTCGAGTGAAAATGTTTGACGTCAACTTTAGCAATTATTATGGTTGGGTGTGATTGGATTATTAGGGTTTGTTCATTGACTTGCACCATGGTTATAGAGCTGTAATGCAGCACATTATGGCTAGCAATGGGTGAGAGATCTTTGTAATGATTCTGAACAAGCAAGGTTGTGACAAAAAGTTTTGGGTGTGTAGCACGAATATTTGGAGCTCAAAAAGCTAAATGACAAAAAATTTCGATCTTGTATTTTATAGCCATCCATAGGaatgaaaaacataaaagagCAATGTAATGTAGTTGTTGTTCAAATACCAATACTATTTCATGTAGTTGTTCGATCATATCACGTAATACGTTTAGTAACGGTTTGATTTTAAAGATGAGTCATCTAAACTCATACAGAAAGATACTCTTTTatccaaatatttattttaaaatcactttctaaTCTAAGATCATCTCAATTCTTAATCCAAACACACAAATTtcaaaaactatctcatctcatctcaactcaacaatCTTCCTgatatttacaaactatcttaACCCATCTCTATATTCAAACGAGTccttagtataactatataactataaaatatCAATCGATCTAAACCATTAATCAATTAGGAATACATACTACATCCAGGCTGTTTCTCAAAGGGAGTCATCTACTGCAATTTTAAATTGCCTTATTAATGAAgttaagcttttgttttctgATTTTGAGTGGAAGATTAGGCATGTCAAACGTGAACCAAATGGGATGGCACATATTCTAACTAAAGAGGCTACATCTCTTAATACTGAACTTATAAATATTGTTTCTATCCATTCATGTATTTCTACTCTTGTATTGGCTGAACGCCAAAATTGTTATTGATTTGAATGACTATGTTTTTATATtctccaaaaaaaagaaaagaaaaaagaatacatATGATCgcctttgtttttggtttattttgttACTTATTTGCATTATCAAGACTGTAATTTTggctgataaaaataaatataagagaaaTAGATACATAAATTGaactataatatttattattgcatgtgtgaatatttattataaagtttGAGAGActttatttaagtttttatccaataaaatatataaatttttgttgGGCTTGGAAAATCCTTTATTTGGGCATGTGGCTGATGAATTGTCATTCACTTTTGTTGCTCTTTTAAATTGGGCTGAAATTCgagaaaacttaaaaaaaatgggCTGAAACTTTAACAAACCCAACGGACTTCCGTTCGACGCGCGGCGCTCTTGCACGACAACACGTAAGCAGCGACATGACCGAGCAAAGAGTGTTGCGTAGGCCATGGCGAACCATGAGGCGTGCATCCTCCCCCAACACTCGAAGCTAGAGATAGTTTGTGAGATCCGAAACTTCGCACaattctttaatattattcacTATCTGTGCTGAAAACCAAGCGCCCCAACAGTTCCGGCAACCAATTGATTGTAGAGATAGATCCAAACCAGCAGCTTGAAAGTCATTTCGTCCTAAAGGCACTTTTTCTTTCTGTACTTTATCTTCGTTTAGCCATCTTCttctgataatttttttaaagaaaattatatccCAGTTGGCTTTGCaaattcatcttctttttctgtTTGGACTTGAAGCGTGATGGGGAGGAAGGATTATTTGGCCATGAAAACTGATCCGGCCACGGCGGATTTGATCGACTCTGATATCAAAGAACTCAAGATCGCCGCAAAGAGGCTCATCACTCATGCCACTAAGCTTGGTGGCCTCGGCTTTGGGACTTCTTTTCTCAAATGGGTCGCTTCCTTCGCTGCAATGTGAGTTTTTTTGTCGCCACCATGAATTCTATATCTGATTGTTCTTAACATTTGTGTTTGGTACATCTCTAGTTGTTTGGTATTTCATAACTTAATGTTTCTAATGTAACGTGTATGCAATAGTTTTATATGTTATGCCTAGAAAAGGGAGATTGATATTAAGGTCAGTATCTTTGTCGTTATAGGGAATAATCCTTGTTGAAAATGAtacttattaattttaaatctccctttcttttccaaataaaattttgtaaatggtGTTTACCTCTGTCGATCTCCTTATTGTCAAGGTCAAAATGTGTACGGATTTGAATACTATTTTTTGCACTTTTAGGGGCCGGTTTGTTGTCATCAATCATTTATTGTCTAATACAATTACCATGTGCGAGCTCGTACATGAAACCAACGTAGAAAAGGAATTTGACATTTTTATTTGAGATGTAGAGTAGAGTTAGGGTTCTAGTTCGGGACCCCTATTTTGGTACTATGTTGAATTACCATaccccaaaaaaattaaactgataagaaaaggttaattttatcaattaaataaattatattgtcTAACAGATCCTGTACATTCTGTTGCTTTTAGATGGTTCATACTGAATCAGATGAATAAATTTTCCAGCCTATAGTTTGTGAACTGGTGTACAACAAGGCTCTGATTGTACTGCTACATATTCAGTTAATTAGTATCCATAGGTAGGATGGGATTGAGGGAGAGCTCAAGTTTGGAGTGCTATTTGCTTTCCTGAACATCCAACAATTTGAGTTGTCAGATTGTGatattatcatttctctttcaaCATTTTGACAAATCAGATTTACCCTGAAGCCATATGACACCTAGGCTTTTAAAGTGGAACTGTTAGTAGCATTCTCTTTCAATAATCGTGAGCCATGACTGGATACAAAATGTACTTTTttgttaaattcatcttataataAAACTTTTGTTTCAAATATAAAGGTATCCTAGTTTGCTATAGaagcatataaaaaatataaaagcttttttttttcaaaatgtcgGGAAACCTCTCCCAGGCAAGATCCTTTGGACTCACCATTGCAGAATAAATCCCAGTCTCGTGCACCGCATTGAATAGTATTGATACATTATCACCtctacattttcttttcttttttatttgatggAAGTAAATGTTTTGGTATGATGTCTCTTTCACCTTGGGGAAGTATTGTATAATAATCTGGGGCCCATTTAAGAAGCAGGATATTTTCCTTTCAACTCAAAtgtagtttttttaatatattttgttcgTATTGACATATCTAATCAAAGAatgttgttttgtgttttttttttgaaaatgttggtCGCAGAGcaaaatcttattattatttttttccttcatatatGCTTCAGTTGCTTCCCGCACTTGTATATGTAAGCACTACAGTTCCAAAGAGTACCATGTTTTaacattaatttcattttttgttgcagTTATTTGCTGATATTGGATCGAACCAACTGGAGAACAAACATGCTGACTTCACTTTTAGTCCCTTACATATTCTTTAGCCTTCCTTCGGTGTTGTTCAATTTTTTCAGGTCATAATTCCTAATGGTGgcacattttttctttcttttatttttcctttgttttttagtATCTTCTGCTGCTTTATTTCTTGATAAATTTTCTACAAAACTATTCAGAGGAGAGGTAGGGAGATGGATTGCTTTCATCGCAGTTATACTAAGGCTTTTCTTCCCGCGACACTTCCCAGGTATATGCTTCAGTCACCAACCATACATCTTACATGTCACTTTTAAGCATATCTCGCTTTGCCATCCTCCTCACCATTGTCACCATTGTCTGAAACAACTCATTGATTCTTTTCATCTGAATTATGTTTCTTATAAATATCACAACTCATTGATTCCAGCACCTGTATGTGTGAGTGCAACATTTTTCTGCCAGGCTTCATGAGTTGTACAGACTCTAATACTTCCTTAGACACTACTTAAGAAAACACAGGAAGATAGTGTTCAGTTGCTTGTATTTGCTGTACGTGTGAATGACTCTAAACATGTCATTGTCATACTCACTGTTCTTGTTCACAGAGTTATTACTTGATATCTGCAGATTGGCTGGAGATGCCAGGATCTTTGATTCTTCTCCTGGTTGTGGCTCCCAGCTTCTTTGCACACACCTTGAAGGATAGCTGGGTTGGTGTCGTGATATGCCTTATCATTGGTTGTTACCTATTGCAAGAGCACATCCGAGCTTCTGGTGGATTCAGAAATTCCTTCACTCAAACCCATGGAATATCGAACACGGTTGGCATTATCGTTCTGTTAGTCTATCCTGTATGGGCACTTGTCGTCCACTTCCTCTAGGCACAAGATTATCTATCTCTCTAGTCTTGATTTATCTTCCTTGATCCGCAACATCTAgccataattttattttcaatgttTCGTACATTGTTTTCTCAGTTTAAAGTTGGattgattttcaatattttcccTTACAATTTCCAACTTATTCAATTTTAATGCTTTTATGGCTTGTCAAGTTACATTAGATTTTTCATGTATTTGTTGTggcgttattttttttttttatcctacaGACTAT
Coding sequences within it:
- the LOC122306609 gene encoding cold-regulated 413 plasma membrane protein 2-like, which codes for MGRKDYLAMKTDPATADLIDSDIKELKIAAKRLITHATKLGGLGFGTSFLKWVASFAAIYLLILDRTNWRTNMLTSLLVPYIFFSLPSVLFNFFRGEVGRWIAFIAVILRLFFPRHFPDWLEMPGSLILLLVVAPSFFAHTLKDSWVGVVICLIIGCYLLQEHIRASGGFRNSFTQTHGISNTVGIIVLLVYPVWALVVHFL